One Haloplanus vescus DNA window includes the following coding sequences:
- a CDS encoding glutaredoxin family protein produces the protein MSSDESSPESTADATPVTVTVYTREECHLCHEAIETIERVADSVARPVSIETVDVDTDPDLQDEYGERVPYVLVADRPAFKYRVDADEFRATLAER, from the coding sequence GTGTCTTCCGACGAGTCGTCCCCGGAATCGACTGCCGACGCGACGCCCGTGACCGTCACCGTCTACACGCGCGAGGAGTGTCACCTCTGTCACGAGGCCATCGAGACCATCGAGCGCGTCGCCGACTCGGTGGCGCGCCCGGTGTCGATAGAGACGGTCGACGTCGACACCGACCCCGACCTCCAAGACGAGTACGGCGAGCGCGTACCGTACGTCCTCGTCGCCGACCGCCCCGCGTTCAAGTACCGCGTCGACGCCGACGAGTTTCGCGCGACGCTCGCCGAGCGATAG
- a CDS encoding DHH family phosphoesterase — MSKAATVSTMSSYAILGCGSVGHAVAEELADEGKNVLILDRDESRVEALRDQDLNARQTDIRDDEVADLVADREVLLILASDVEANKAAVSTIRERGGDQFIIVRASDPVSEDELTEAGADVVINPSQVIAESALRALETGELEYKAQQLADLLRTGGEGGLAILTHDNPDPDSIASAVALQAIAEAHDVDADILYHGDIGHQENRAFVNLLGIELLPLTEVASLDDYGLVALVDHMKSGDIGLETGVDVFIDHYEPESDYDADFMDVRPNVSSTSTILTKYIQEFNLSPDEAVATALLYGIRAETLDFKRDTTPADLTAAAYLYPFANHDTLEQVESPSMSPETLDVLAEAIQNRQVQGSHLVSNAGFIRDRDALAQAAQHLLNLEGITTTAVFGIADDTIYLAARSKDIRINIGNVLEDAYGGIGETGGHSTQGSVEIPLGLFTGIEASEDNRDTLLSLAEEAVRKKLFDAMGVESASESGNGS, encoded by the coding sequence ATGAGTAAGGCGGCTACGGTCTCGACAATGTCGTCGTACGCGATTCTCGGGTGCGGGAGCGTCGGGCACGCTGTCGCCGAGGAGCTCGCGGACGAGGGCAAGAACGTGCTCATCCTCGACCGAGACGAGAGCCGGGTCGAGGCGCTGCGCGATCAGGACCTCAACGCGCGCCAGACCGACATCCGCGACGACGAGGTGGCGGACCTGGTCGCCGACCGCGAGGTGCTTCTCATCCTCGCGTCCGACGTGGAGGCGAACAAGGCGGCGGTATCGACGATTCGAGAGCGTGGCGGCGACCAGTTCATCATCGTACGTGCGTCCGACCCCGTCTCGGAGGACGAACTCACCGAAGCGGGCGCGGACGTCGTCATCAACCCGTCGCAGGTCATCGCGGAGTCGGCGCTTCGAGCCCTGGAGACGGGCGAACTCGAATACAAGGCCCAGCAACTCGCCGACCTACTCCGCACCGGCGGCGAGGGCGGACTCGCCATCCTCACACACGACAACCCGGACCCCGACTCCATCGCCAGCGCGGTGGCGCTACAGGCCATCGCCGAGGCCCACGACGTCGACGCGGACATCCTCTATCACGGCGATATCGGCCATCAGGAGAACCGCGCGTTCGTGAACCTTCTCGGCATCGAACTCCTACCGCTGACGGAGGTGGCGTCGCTCGACGACTACGGACTCGTCGCCCTCGTCGACCACATGAAGTCGGGGGACATCGGCCTCGAAACCGGCGTCGACGTCTTCATCGACCACTACGAACCGGAGTCGGACTACGACGCCGACTTCATGGACGTCCGCCCCAACGTCTCCTCGACGTCGACGATTCTCACGAAGTACATCCAGGAGTTCAACCTCTCGCCGGACGAAGCCGTCGCGACGGCGCTCCTGTACGGCATTCGCGCCGAGACACTGGATTTCAAGCGCGACACGACGCCCGCGGACCTGACGGCCGCGGCGTATCTCTACCCCTTCGCCAACCACGACACGCTGGAGCAGGTGGAGTCGCCGTCGATGTCGCCGGAGACGCTCGACGTCCTCGCCGAGGCCATCCAGAACCGGCAGGTGCAGGGGAGTCACCTCGTCTCGAACGCGGGCTTCATCCGTGACCGGGACGCCCTCGCCCAGGCCGCCCAACACCTCCTCAACCTAGAGGGCATCACGACCACCGCCGTGTTCGGCATCGCCGACGACACCATCTACCTCGCGGCGCGTTCGAAGGACATCCGCATCAATATCGGGAACGTCCTCGAAGACGCCTACGGCGGTATCGGGGAGACGGGTGGGCACTCGACGCAGGGGAGCGTCGAGATTCCGCTCGGTCTCTTCACGGGCATCGAGGCGAGCGAGGACAACCGCGATACGCTCCTCTCGCTGGCCGAGGAAGCGGTGCGGAAGAAACTGTTCGACGCGATGGGTGTCGAGAGCGCGTCAGAGTCCGGAAACGGCAGTTAA
- a CDS encoding DUF7537 family lipoprotein — protein sequence MDRGHLTTGLVLLLVVLAGCSGPGGNGGETATAAPTATPASTPASTPTATQSAESYPDGWSASGVEDAQAARDSHYRAVLAGPSTTVEYQSRVLESANDTGHDTTLEMALDTQNRRLYADIEGADAHRQVFFADGRLSRWDVANETVVSESETQFHLVAQSVDRGVLVSHLLLYELEENGTVRRSGVTARRYEVTGVHRNTLSNAYGSATAADGHLVVGPSGRLIELETTVTFSRARVRYHYQHSNFGQTTVQTPDWRAA from the coding sequence ATGGACCGCGGACACCTGACGACTGGACTCGTGTTGCTACTCGTCGTCTTGGCGGGCTGTTCCGGCCCCGGCGGGAACGGTGGCGAGACGGCCACGGCGGCACCCACCGCGACGCCGGCGTCGACACCCGCCTCGACACCGACCGCCACGCAGTCGGCCGAGTCGTACCCCGACGGGTGGTCGGCGTCGGGCGTCGAGGACGCGCAGGCGGCCCGCGACTCGCATTATCGGGCGGTGCTCGCGGGTCCGTCGACGACCGTTGAGTACCAGTCGCGGGTCCTCGAATCGGCGAACGACACGGGCCACGACACCACGCTGGAGATGGCACTCGACACGCAGAACCGGCGGCTCTACGCCGACATCGAGGGCGCCGACGCCCATCGACAGGTGTTTTTCGCCGACGGTCGGCTCTCGCGGTGGGATGTCGCCAACGAGACGGTCGTCTCCGAGTCTGAGACGCAGTTCCACCTCGTCGCGCAGTCGGTCGACCGAGGCGTCCTCGTCTCGCATCTCCTGCTCTACGAACTCGAAGAGAACGGGACGGTTCGTCGAAGCGGCGTCACGGCCCGTCGCTACGAGGTGACCGGCGTCCATCGGAACACGCTCTCGAACGCTTACGGGTCGGCCACGGCCGCCGACGGCCACCTCGTCGTCGGACCGAGCGGCCGACTCATCGAACTCGAGACGACGGTGACGTTCTCCCGGGCGCGGGTCCGCTACCACTACCAGCACTCGAACTTCGGCCAGACGACGGTGCAGACCCCCGACTGGCGGGCGGCGTAA
- a CDS encoding plastocyanin/azurin family copper-binding protein, translating into MVQNGTKRSTGARSRRGFLRTVGGVTVGALAATPATAQSGGGTTHTISMLTEGGSYYFDPIGLHVEPGDTVEWVNESGQHSATSYTSDNPRYDGDRRIPSGAESWNSGVFEESGATFSYTFEETGTYDYYCIPHRTLGMVGRIVCGSPGGPAAENEFPESDSPQGTMPSSETIVEEGSLEWPYVPTTDHGGPPLLFWGGVGALGATSAYLFTVYDRASGRYSTPDLPGNE; encoded by the coding sequence ATGGTTCAGAACGGCACGAAGCGGTCGACCGGCGCACGCAGTCGTCGGGGCTTTCTGCGGACTGTCGGCGGCGTGACTGTGGGTGCCCTCGCCGCCACGCCCGCCACGGCCCAGAGCGGCGGCGGGACGACGCATACGATTTCGATGCTGACCGAGGGTGGCTCTTACTACTTCGACCCTATCGGCCTGCACGTCGAACCCGGCGACACCGTCGAGTGGGTCAACGAGAGCGGCCAGCACTCGGCCACGTCCTACACGTCGGACAACCCCCGCTACGACGGTGACCGTCGCATCCCGTCCGGAGCGGAATCGTGGAATAGCGGCGTCTTCGAGGAGTCGGGGGCGACCTTCTCCTACACGTTCGAGGAGACGGGCACGTACGACTACTACTGCATTCCCCACCGGACGCTCGGCATGGTCGGCCGCATCGTCTGTGGCTCTCCCGGCGGGCCTGCCGCGGAGAACGAGTTCCCCGAATCGGACTCGCCGCAAGGCACTATGCCGTCCTCGGAGACCATCGTCGAGGAGGGCAGCCTCGAGTGGCCGTACGTTCCGACGACCGACCACGGCGGCCCGCCGCTCCTGTTCTGGGGTGGCGTCGGCGCCCTCGGCGCCACGAGCGCCTACCTGTTCACGGTGTACGACCGCGCGTCCGGTCGCTACTCCACGCCCGACCTGCCCGGCAACGAGTAA
- a CDS encoding QcrA and Rieske domain-containing protein encodes MTDDDIPDDAVSLDETDHEISVTTRRNVAKVLGVMGGAAAIGAFSVNFITGLADAGLASGEADLTYENIYVEGTHLVDQDGERISADQIEQGSGDTITALPEKEGGGALENKKATTLLARFGPDDFEEPTELDWTADGYVAYSMVCTHEECLVSGRDGDDLFCPCHGTSYDPLRGAEVVGGPAPDPLPQLPIGVSDEGNLLLATGPFEGPIGASH; translated from the coding sequence ATGACTGACGACGACATTCCAGACGACGCGGTATCGCTCGACGAAACTGACCACGAGATATCGGTGACGACGCGCCGTAACGTCGCCAAGGTCCTCGGCGTGATGGGCGGAGCCGCCGCCATCGGGGCCTTCTCCGTCAACTTCATCACCGGACTGGCCGACGCCGGCCTCGCGAGCGGTGAGGCCGACCTCACCTACGAGAACATCTACGTCGAGGGCACGCACCTCGTCGACCAAGACGGTGAGCGCATCTCCGCCGACCAGATAGAACAGGGCAGCGGCGACACCATCACCGCTCTCCCGGAGAAAGAGGGCGGTGGCGCTCTCGAAAACAAGAAGGCGACGACGCTACTCGCACGCTTCGGCCCCGACGACTTCGAGGAGCCGACCGAACTCGATTGGACGGCCGACGGCTACGTCGCCTACTCCATGGTCTGCACCCACGAGGAGTGTCTGGTGTCGGGCCGCGACGGAGACGACCTCTTCTGCCCGTGTCACGGCACCTCGTACGACCCGCTGCGCGGCGCCGAGGTAGTCGGTGGTCCCGCCCCCGACCCGCTCCCGCAGCTTCCCATCGGCGTCAGTGACGAGGGCAATCTCCTGCTCGCGACCGGTCCCTTCGAGGGCCCAATCGGAGCCTCGCACTAA
- a CDS encoding cytochrome b, translated as MTDELSDDTTDVETRPDGGVERYEHSRLYRWLDDRLDLDDDSFGKAFPDDRYGSFLLGEVALFSFVILAATGTFLGLMYTPHASEVVYQGQVAQYAGESVPGAFASVLRISYDVRFGMFIRMAHHWAAYLFLAAIGLHMFRVFFTGSYRNPREPNWVVGSVLLLLALGEGYFGYALPYDDFSETATTIGFQMTSSIPVVGTTLKNLIFGGNFPADATYILPRFFFYHVFLLPAIMAGLIGLHMFILLRQKHTEHAESSRDADSPVGPDPDDESVVVGVPMWPNQAAMSVVIFLFTASIVSFLAALFPVQRVAIIGPASPLTQPSGVRPDWFFMWVFGALNMTPNIFAGYGRFIGGVLFPGIVTGVMAMWAFIDRHDEPVHFTANPLDRPMPTAVGVAAISMIIVLSIAGMNTFIAETLGVSGGAIYPYLLAMTILVPPLQGLIVYVALKRRQSRLED; from the coding sequence ATGACCGACGAACTCTCTGACGACACGACGGACGTCGAGACGCGCCCCGACGGCGGCGTCGAGCGATACGAGCACAGTCGGCTCTATCGCTGGCTTGACGACCGACTCGACCTCGACGACGACTCGTTCGGGAAGGCGTTCCCCGACGACCGATACGGCTCGTTCCTGCTCGGCGAGGTGGCGCTGTTCTCCTTCGTCATCCTCGCGGCCACGGGGACGTTCCTCGGACTGATGTACACGCCCCACGCCTCCGAAGTCGTCTATCAGGGGCAGGTTGCCCAGTACGCCGGCGAGTCGGTCCCCGGCGCGTTCGCGAGCGTCCTGCGCATTTCCTACGACGTTCGCTTCGGGATGTTCATTCGGATGGCCCACCACTGGGCGGCGTACCTCTTCCTCGCCGCCATCGGCCTGCACATGTTCCGCGTCTTCTTCACCGGCTCGTACCGCAACCCGCGCGAGCCGAACTGGGTCGTCGGAAGCGTCCTCCTCTTGCTGGCGCTCGGCGAGGGGTACTTCGGCTACGCGCTCCCCTACGACGACTTCAGTGAGACGGCAACGACCATCGGATTCCAGATGACGTCTTCGATTCCGGTCGTCGGGACGACGCTGAAGAACCTCATCTTCGGCGGGAACTTCCCCGCGGACGCGACGTACATCCTGCCGAGATTCTTCTTCTATCACGTCTTCCTGCTCCCGGCGATCATGGCGGGCCTCATCGGCCTGCACATGTTCATCCTGCTCCGCCAGAAGCACACGGAGCACGCGGAGAGTTCGCGTGACGCGGACTCGCCCGTCGGCCCCGACCCCGACGACGAGAGCGTCGTCGTCGGCGTGCCGATGTGGCCGAATCAGGCGGCGATGTCCGTCGTCATCTTCCTCTTCACCGCCTCCATCGTGTCGTTCCTCGCGGCACTCTTCCCGGTGCAACGGGTCGCCATCATCGGCCCCGCGTCGCCGCTCACCCAACCGTCGGGCGTCCGCCCCGACTGGTTCTTCATGTGGGTGTTCGGCGCGCTGAACATGACGCCGAATATCTTCGCCGGCTACGGGCGATTCATCGGCGGCGTGCTCTTCCCCGGCATCGTCACCGGCGTGATGGCGATGTGGGCGTTCATCGACCGCCACGACGAGCCGGTTCACTTCACCGCGAACCCGCTCGACCGGCCGATGCCCACCGCCGTCGGCGTCGCTGCCATCTCGATGATTATCGTCCTCTCCATCGCCGGCATGAACACGTTCATCGCCGAGACGCTGGGGGTGAGCGGAGGCGCCATCTACCCCTACCTGCTCGCGATGACGATTCTCGTCCCGCCGTTGCAGGGACTCATCGTCTACGTCGCGCTCAAGCGACGGCAGTCGCGCTTGGAGGACTGA
- a CDS encoding zinc-dependent alcohol dehydrogenase family protein, which produces MRAYEVQETDSDYEGVVEVERDRPTPADDEALIRLRAASLNYRDLAIANADLAYPGMSLPVVPLSDGAGEVVEVGADVDRLAAGDRVATPFAPDWIDGPATTEKIQRTTGGNVDGALAEYATFPAESLPVLPDYLSYEAGATLSCAGLTAWRALAEDGDLGAGETVLALGTGGVSTFALQFATLHGAETIVTSSSDEKLDRARELGAAQTLNYEETPDWGDAVLERTGGVDHVVEVGGPGTLERSLTAAGFGGHVHLIGVLAGQAGQVDPSAILHKGLDVEGVIGVGSRAMFDRMLDAMAVAELEPVIDRVFDFEDAREAYRYVDAGEHQGKVVVSID; this is translated from the coding sequence ATGCGAGCCTACGAAGTTCAGGAGACCGACAGTGACTACGAGGGCGTCGTCGAAGTCGAGCGTGACCGGCCGACGCCGGCCGACGACGAGGCGCTGATTCGGCTTCGAGCCGCGTCGCTCAACTACCGCGACCTCGCCATCGCGAACGCTGACCTGGCCTACCCCGGCATGTCGCTCCCCGTCGTCCCGCTCTCGGACGGTGCCGGCGAAGTCGTCGAGGTCGGTGCGGACGTAGACCGCCTCGCTGCGGGCGACCGCGTCGCGACCCCCTTCGCCCCCGACTGGATCGACGGCCCCGCGACGACCGAGAAAATCCAGCGCACGACCGGCGGCAACGTCGACGGTGCGCTCGCGGAGTACGCCACCTTCCCCGCCGAGAGTCTGCCCGTCCTCCCCGACTACCTCTCCTACGAGGCCGGGGCGACGCTGTCGTGTGCGGGCCTCACGGCGTGGCGCGCCCTCGCGGAAGACGGCGACCTCGGGGCCGGCGAGACGGTGCTCGCACTCGGCACCGGCGGCGTCTCCACCTTCGCGCTCCAGTTCGCCACCCTCCACGGCGCGGAGACTATCGTGACCTCCTCCAGCGACGAGAAACTCGATCGGGCGCGCGAGCTCGGCGCCGCACAGACACTCAACTACGAGGAGACACCCGACTGGGGCGACGCAGTCTTGGAGCGAACGGGCGGCGTCGACCACGTCGTCGAAGTCGGCGGTCCGGGGACGCTCGAACGCTCGCTGACGGCGGCGGGCTTCGGCGGCCACGTCCACCTCATCGGCGTCCTCGCCGGGCAGGCGGGACAGGTCGACCCCAGCGCGATTCTCCACAAGGGCCTCGACGTGGAGGGCGTCATCGGCGTCGGCAGTCGCGCGATGTTCGACCGGATGCTCGACGCGATGGCCGTCGCAGAGCTGGAACCGGTCATCGACCGCGTCTTCGACTTCGAGGACGCCCGCGAGGCCTACCGCTACGTCGACGCCGGCGAGCACCAAGGAAAAGTCGTCGTCAGCATCGACTGA
- a CDS encoding helix-turn-helix transcriptional regulator gives MEDAVAELRYLTQSDNRAEALGIVADDEPVDRSALESRLDASHRTVVRVVNSLEERGYLRQADRELRLTPFGAGIATRFDDALDRTAAAVEFETLLRNGPPVFRDLPIDALSGAELLVASSADPFSILDRVLSLRAESTYIREVAPAVQQESIDQLASRIRRGEEFDVETVISERASERASERIDYREGHETTIESDSVDIYVHPKPISFFVGVMDDTAAFGASKDGQPHALAVSTDPELRTAAESIFERYRDESTHKTTV, from the coding sequence ATGGAAGACGCCGTCGCGGAACTCCGATATCTCACACAGTCCGACAACCGAGCCGAGGCGCTCGGTATCGTCGCAGACGACGAACCCGTCGACCGCTCGGCGCTGGAGTCACGACTCGACGCGTCACACCGGACGGTCGTCCGCGTCGTCAACTCCCTCGAAGAGCGGGGCTACCTCCGACAGGCCGACCGCGAACTCCGACTCACGCCCTTCGGCGCAGGTATCGCGACGCGGTTCGATGACGCGCTCGACCGGACGGCGGCGGCAGTCGAGTTCGAGACGCTCCTTCGGAACGGCCCGCCCGTCTTCCGTGACCTGCCCATCGACGCGCTGTCTGGCGCCGAGCTCCTCGTCGCATCGAGTGCGGACCCATTCAGCATCCTCGACCGCGTGCTCTCGCTCCGGGCGGAGTCGACGTACATCCGGGAGGTGGCCCCGGCGGTCCAACAGGAGAGCATCGACCAACTGGCCTCTCGGATTCGGCGCGGTGAGGAGTTCGACGTGGAGACGGTCATCTCCGAACGAGCGAGCGAACGGGCGAGTGAACGGATCGACTACCGCGAGGGCCACGAGACCACCATCGAGTCGGATTCGGTCGATATCTACGTCCATCCGAAGCCAATCTCGTTTTTCGTGGGCGTCATGGACGACACCGCGGCGTTCGGCGCCTCGAAGGACGGCCAACCGCACGCGCTCGCGGTGTCGACGGACCCGGAGCTACGGACGGCCGCCGAGTCGATATTCGAGCGGTATCGCGACGAGTCGACGCACAAGACGACGGTCTGA
- a CDS encoding response regulator, whose protein sequence is MASDAPLSILHVDDDGSFGELVQIYLERATEFDCTVRSVTSPDDALDVIRSDGDDIDCVVSDYRMPGTNGIELLRAVRETHPELPFLLFSGEETDDVAAEIVRAGVTDYLQKGYGTDQYTTLVRRVEHAVGSEGCFDADGSLELDAVGIVGPDDRFDHVDAGYASLYDYDAEEVEGKHWSALHPDDEVAHIRTHVLPVVRTGGKWTGQSTGLRADGSTFTESKLVTTLDDDRLLIAVSAIS, encoded by the coding sequence GTGGCTTCCGACGCTCCGCTGTCGATACTGCACGTCGACGACGACGGCTCTTTCGGTGAGTTGGTACAGATATATCTCGAACGGGCGACCGAATTCGACTGTACGGTTCGGTCGGTCACTTCGCCGGACGACGCCCTTGACGTGATTCGGAGCGACGGCGACGACATCGACTGTGTCGTCAGCGACTACCGCATGCCCGGCACCAACGGCATCGAACTCCTGCGTGCCGTCCGTGAGACACACCCCGAACTCCCCTTCCTGCTCTTTTCGGGCGAGGAGACGGACGACGTAGCTGCCGAAATCGTCCGCGCGGGCGTGACAGACTACCTCCAGAAGGGATACGGGACCGACCAGTACACGACCCTCGTGCGACGTGTAGAACACGCCGTCGGGTCGGAAGGCTGCTTCGACGCGGACGGGTCGCTAGAACTCGACGCCGTGGGTATCGTCGGCCCGGACGACCGGTTCGACCACGTCGACGCCGGCTACGCCAGCCTCTACGATTACGACGCCGAGGAGGTAGAGGGCAAACACTGGTCTGCCCTCCACCCCGACGACGAGGTGGCGCACATCCGCACGCACGTGTTGCCCGTGGTGCGGACGGGCGGCAAGTGGACCGGACAGAGCACGGGTCTGCGCGCCGACGGGAGCACCTTCACCGAGTCGAAACTGGTGACGACCCTCGACGACGACCGCCTCCTCATCGCGGTGTCGGCGATATCCTAA
- a CDS encoding PRC-barrel domain-containing protein, with the protein MDGTPQEITTLVGREVYSNNGVFVGEVEDVRLDLSQQTVTGLALGELSQELFAGRIESGKGVMIPYRWVRAVGDVILINDVVERLEDDGEDEEVIA; encoded by the coding sequence ATGGACGGTACGCCACAGGAGATTACGACGCTCGTCGGGCGCGAGGTGTATTCGAACAACGGGGTCTTCGTCGGCGAAGTCGAGGACGTTCGTCTCGACCTGAGTCAGCAGACGGTCACCGGGCTCGCGCTCGGCGAACTGAGTCAGGAACTGTTCGCCGGGCGCATCGAGTCCGGCAAGGGCGTGATGATTCCGTACCGGTGGGTTCGTGCCGTCGGCGACGTGATTCTCATCAACGACGTGGTCGAACGACTCGAAGACGACGGCGAGGACGAGGAAGTCATCGCTTAA